A genomic window from Alkalihalobacillus sp. AL-G includes:
- the dnaJ gene encoding molecular chaperone DnaJ: MSKRDYYDVLGVDKNASTDEMKKAYRKLARKYHPDVNKESDAEQKFKEVKEAYDVLSDSQKKAHYDQFGHTDPNQGFGAGGADFGGGFGDIFDMFFGGGGRRNPNAPRQGADLQYTMTLKFEEAVFGKETDIQIPKEEECNTCFGSGAKPGTKPDTCSHCGGSGQLNVEQNTPFGRVVNRRVCHHCEGTGKFIKDKCSTCNGKGKVRKQKKIHVKIPAGIDHGQQIRVTGKGEPGENGGPSGDLYVVARIMPHEFYKRDGDDIFVDMPLTFMQVALGDEIEVPTLHGKVKLKIPAGTQSGTNFRLRGKGVPNVRGYGQGDQHVKVKVITPKNLNDRQRTLLREFAEISGETVDEQQDNLFSKVRRAFKGE; encoded by the coding sequence TTGAGTAAGCGAGACTATTACGACGTCCTTGGAGTGGATAAAAATGCTTCAACGGATGAGATGAAAAAAGCTTATCGGAAGCTCGCGAGAAAGTATCATCCGGACGTTAATAAAGAATCGGATGCAGAGCAGAAATTTAAGGAAGTTAAAGAAGCCTATGATGTGTTAAGCGATTCACAAAAGAAAGCACATTACGATCAGTTTGGGCATACCGATCCAAATCAAGGGTTCGGTGCTGGCGGAGCTGACTTTGGCGGAGGATTCGGGGATATATTTGATATGTTCTTTGGTGGCGGCGGAAGACGAAATCCGAACGCTCCAAGACAAGGTGCTGACCTTCAGTATACGATGACTCTTAAATTTGAAGAAGCGGTGTTTGGAAAAGAAACAGATATTCAAATTCCAAAAGAAGAAGAATGTAATACTTGCTTTGGATCTGGAGCAAAACCAGGAACAAAGCCTGATACATGTTCACATTGCGGTGGGAGCGGTCAGTTGAACGTAGAACAAAACACACCATTTGGTCGTGTTGTCAATCGCCGTGTCTGCCATCACTGTGAGGGTACAGGTAAATTTATCAAAGATAAGTGTTCAACGTGTAACGGAAAAGGAAAAGTACGTAAGCAAAAGAAAATTCACGTGAAAATTCCTGCAGGTATCGATCATGGCCAGCAAATACGTGTCACCGGTAAAGGTGAACCTGGTGAAAACGGTGGACCTTCAGGTGACCTTTATGTCGTTGCTCGAATTATGCCCCATGAGTTTTACAAACGAGATGGGGACGATATCTTTGTGGATATGCCATTGACATTTATGCAGGTTGCTCTTGGTGACGAAATCGAAGTACCGACGCTGCATGGGAAGGTTAAGCTGAAAATTCCCGCAGGCACACAATCTGGAACAAACTTCCGTCTCCGTGGTAAGGGTGTTCCGAATGTGCGGGGATATGGACAGGGAGATCAGCATGTTAAAGTAAAAGTAATCACACCTAAAAACCTGAACGATCGTCAACGTACATTACTACGTGAATTTGCAGAAATAAGCGGAGAAACCGTTGATGAGC
- the dnaK gene encoding molecular chaperone DnaK yields the protein MSKVIGIDLGTTNSCVAVMEGGEATVIPNPEGNRTTPSVVAFKDGERLVGEVAKRQAITNPNTIISIKRHIGTDYKVEAEGKEFTPQEISAIILQKLKSDAEAYLGEKVTKAVITVPAYFNDSQRQATKDAGKIAGLEVERIINEPTAAALAYGLEKSEDQTILVYDLGGGTFDVSLLELGDGFFEVKATSGDNALGGDDFDQKIIDYLVSEFKKENGVDLSQDKMALQRLKDAAEKAKKDLSGVTQTQISLPFITADASGPKHLEVNLTRAKFDEMTTDLVERTMGPTRQALKDAGLTPSDVDKVVLVGGSTRIPAVQDAIKKITGKDPHKGVNPDEVVALGAAVQAGVLTGDVKDVVLLDVTPLSLGIETMGGVFTKLIERNTTIPTSKSQVFSTAADNQPSVDIHVLQGEREMAADNKTLGRFQLSDIPPAPRGVPQIEVSFDIDANGIVNVKAKDLGTNKEQSITITSSSGLSDDEIENMVKDAEENAEADKKRREEVDLRNEADQLVFTTEKTLKDLEGNVDEADVAKANEAKDKVKQAIEDNDLEAIRSSKDELQTIVQELSTKLYEQAAQQAQAAQEQEGGEEKKADDDVVDAEYEEVDDENKQK from the coding sequence ATGAGTAAAGTTATAGGGATTGATCTAGGTACCACAAACTCTTGTGTTGCCGTTATGGAAGGCGGAGAAGCAACTGTAATACCAAACCCGGAAGGTAATCGTACAACACCATCTGTTGTTGCATTTAAAGATGGTGAGCGTTTAGTCGGTGAGGTTGCGAAACGCCAAGCAATTACAAACCCGAACACAATCATTTCAATCAAGCGCCATATTGGTACAGATTACAAGGTTGAAGCAGAGGGTAAAGAGTTCACACCACAAGAAATTTCTGCAATTATTCTTCAAAAGCTTAAGTCCGATGCGGAAGCGTATCTTGGTGAAAAAGTAACAAAAGCAGTTATCACGGTCCCAGCATATTTCAATGATTCACAGCGTCAAGCTACAAAAGATGCTGGAAAGATTGCAGGACTTGAAGTTGAGCGTATCATTAACGAACCAACGGCTGCTGCACTTGCATATGGCCTTGAAAAATCAGAAGACCAAACGATCCTTGTTTATGACCTTGGCGGCGGTACGTTTGACGTTTCCTTGCTTGAACTTGGGGATGGATTCTTCGAAGTAAAAGCAACTTCTGGAGATAACGCACTAGGTGGAGATGACTTTGACCAGAAAATCATTGATTATCTCGTAAGCGAATTTAAAAAAGAAAACGGTGTAGACCTATCTCAAGATAAAATGGCACTTCAACGCTTAAAGGATGCTGCTGAAAAAGCGAAGAAAGACCTTTCAGGCGTTACACAAACGCAAATTTCATTGCCGTTTATTACAGCAGATGCTTCAGGACCTAAGCACCTTGAAGTTAATTTGACTCGCGCAAAATTCGATGAAATGACTACGGACCTCGTAGAACGTACGATGGGACCTACACGTCAAGCCTTAAAGGATGCAGGACTTACACCATCTGACGTCGATAAAGTTGTTCTTGTCGGTGGTTCTACTCGTATTCCAGCTGTTCAGGATGCAATCAAAAAAATAACTGGAAAAGATCCTCACAAAGGTGTAAACCCTGATGAAGTTGTTGCGCTCGGCGCTGCTGTTCAAGCAGGTGTACTGACTGGGGATGTTAAAGACGTCGTTTTACTTGACGTTACTCCGCTATCTCTTGGAATCGAAACAATGGGTGGGGTATTCACGAAGCTCATCGAGCGGAACACAACGATCCCGACAAGCAAATCCCAAGTATTCTCAACAGCTGCTGACAATCAGCCGTCTGTTGATATCCATGTGCTTCAAGGTGAACGTGAAATGGCTGCTGACAACAAAACGTTGGGACGCTTCCAGCTTTCCGATATTCCACCAGCACCTCGCGGAGTACCGCAAATCGAAGTATCGTTCGATATTGACGCAAACGGAATCGTTAACGTAAAAGCAAAAGATCTTGGAACGAACAAAGAACAATCAATTACGATTACTTCTTCTTCAGGATTGTCTGATGATGAAATCGAAAACATGGTGAAAGATGCAGAAGAGAATGCTGAGGCGGATAAAAAGCGTCGTGAAGAGGTTGACCTTCGAAACGAAGCAGATCAGCTTGTATTTACAACCGAGAAAACCTTGAAGGACCTCGAAGGAAATGTAGATGAAGCGGATGTAGCGAAAGCGAATGAAGCAAAGGATAAAGTGAAACAGGCAATTGAAGACAACGATCTCGAAGCGATTCGTTCGTCTAAGGATGAGCTACAAACAATCGTTCAAGAGCTTTCTACAAAGCTTTATGAACAAGCGGCTCAACAAGCTCAGGCAGCCCAAGAGCAAGAGGGTGGCGAAGAGAAAAAAGCTGACGACGATGTTGTAGATGCTGAGTATGAAGAGGTAGATGACGAGAACAAACAGAAGTAG
- the grpE gene encoding nucleotide exchange factor GrpE: MEEKNQQAEAVNEEAVDTTNEDIIDSEESQNNDQLKEDQKTAEKDPVSELEQELEEIKNRMLRTQADYDNFRRRTREEKEAAAKYKALGMVEGLLPVIDNFERAMNLQTDEEQAKSLLQGVQMVYNQLIDALQKEGVEEINAKGEVFDPHLHQAVMQVQSEEYENNTVVEVLQKGYMLKDRVIRPAMVKVNTK; this comes from the coding sequence ATGGAAGAGAAAAACCAACAGGCTGAAGCAGTTAATGAAGAGGCTGTTGATACAACGAATGAAGACATCATTGATTCAGAAGAATCTCAAAACAATGATCAGTTAAAAGAAGATCAAAAAACAGCAGAAAAAGATCCAGTTTCTGAACTTGAACAGGAACTTGAAGAGATAAAGAATCGTATGCTTCGTACACAAGCGGATTACGATAACTTCCGTCGCCGTACACGAGAGGAAAAAGAAGCAGCAGCGAAGTACAAAGCTCTTGGAATGGTAGAAGGGTTATTACCGGTTATCGATAACTTTGAACGTGCGATGAATCTGCAAACGGATGAAGAACAAGCGAAATCCTTATTACAAGGAGTTCAAATGGTTTATAATCAGTTGATCGACGCACTTCAAAAAGAGGGTGTTGAGGAAATCAATGCTAAAGGGGAAGTTTTTGATCCACACCTTCATCAAGCAGTTATGCAAGTTCAAAGCGAAGAGTACGAAAATAACACGGTTGTCGAAGTTTTACAAAAAGGCTATATGCTGAAAGACCGTGTTATCCGACCTGCGATGGTCAAAGTGAACACCAAATAA
- the hrcA gene encoding heat-inducible transcriptional repressor HrcA produces the protein MLTDRQLLILQILIDEYIRNAEPLGSRSISKREDITFSSATIRNELADLEDMGFIEKTHISSGRIPSEKGYRFYVDHLLSPVRLTNSDLQQVHALFQNRMSELELLIEHSAKMLSDITKYTSIILGPEVYETKLKHLQIVPISLGTAVLILITDTGHVEKYTVDLPVDMDASDIERTVNILNERLIGVPFSQLKKRLLEEVEGLLASNLNSYEKILDFLVRLFQTEKSDRVYYGGKTNILNQPEFQDVEKVKALYNAIEEYELVQRLLHQDEPTGIKVKIGAENLLQEMKNCSLITASYSIGGQHMGTLAILGPTRMEYTRVIGLLDLLSKDLTRVLTERYFSN, from the coding sequence ATGTTAACGGATCGTCAGCTACTTATTCTCCAAATCCTGATCGACGAGTATATAAGGAATGCAGAGCCACTGGGTTCCAGAAGCATCTCCAAACGAGAGGATATTACGTTCAGTTCTGCCACGATACGTAATGAACTCGCTGACCTTGAAGATATGGGGTTTATTGAAAAGACCCATATTTCATCAGGACGAATTCCATCTGAAAAAGGGTACCGTTTTTATGTGGATCATTTGCTGTCTCCTGTTAGACTGACCAATTCCGATTTGCAACAGGTTCATGCCTTATTTCAAAATCGAATGTCCGAGCTTGAGTTGTTGATTGAACACTCAGCTAAGATGTTGTCTGATATTACAAAATATACTTCGATCATCCTCGGACCAGAGGTTTATGAAACGAAATTAAAGCACCTGCAGATCGTACCGATATCACTTGGGACTGCTGTATTGATTCTAATTACAGATACTGGTCACGTAGAAAAGTATACGGTCGACTTGCCAGTTGACATGGACGCATCCGATATCGAACGAACAGTGAATATTTTAAATGAGCGTCTTATAGGGGTTCCTTTCTCTCAACTAAAGAAAAGGCTGCTAGAGGAAGTGGAAGGGCTGCTCGCATCTAATTTAAACAGCTATGAAAAAATTCTTGATTTCTTGGTGCGGTTGTTTCAAACTGAAAAGTCGGATAGAGTCTATTACGGTGGAAAAACCAACATTCTGAATCAACCTGAATTTCAGGATGTTGAAAAGGTGAAGGCACTCTATAATGCAATCGAGGAGTATGAGCTCGTTCAAAGGCTTCTCCATCAAGATGAGCCAACTGGTATCAAGGTTAAAATTGGTGCTGAGAACTTGTTACAGGAAATGAAAAACTGTAGCTTAATCACAGCAAGCTATTCAATCGGCGGGCAGCATATGGGTACATTGGCCATTCTGGGTCCAACCCGGATGGAGTACACACGTGTTATTGGATTACTCGACCTTCTCTCAAAAGATTTAACGAGGGTTCTTACAGAACGGTATTTTTCGAATTGA
- the hemW gene encoding radical SAM family heme chaperone HemW, whose translation MAKAVYIHIPFCEQICHYCDFNKFLLEGQPVDDYLDAMEEEIRRVTDVHPFDNLSSIYIGGGTPTALNEEQLVRMLNIVRAAFQPDLSKVEYTVEANPAVTDRTKLGLLKNAGVNRLSIGVQAFQDELLKKLNRTHRSADVIKMIEAAHQYGFEDISIDLMFGLPGQTLDMFKESVQQAIQLDVPHISAYSLQVEKQTVFFNRQRKGTLTLPSEDIEADMFQHLIDQMKAHGYRQYEVSNFAREVYESRHNLVYWDNDEYYGIGAGAHGYLSNTRYENVKPLPHYIRKIKNGELPQRERTQMRLNERMEEELFLGLRKMEGVSKTKFHQKFGCRLDELFSEQIDMLEKRNLIINTSETVRLSEQGIFLGNEVFQEFIGVI comes from the coding sequence ATGGCAAAGGCAGTTTATATTCATATCCCGTTTTGTGAACAAATCTGTCATTATTGTGACTTTAATAAATTTTTGCTTGAAGGCCAACCTGTTGATGATTATTTAGATGCAATGGAGGAAGAAATCAGACGAGTTACTGACGTACACCCGTTTGATAACCTTTCATCGATTTACATTGGTGGGGGCACACCAACAGCGTTGAATGAGGAACAATTGGTACGAATGCTGAATATTGTTCGAGCTGCCTTCCAGCCTGATCTTTCGAAGGTCGAATATACAGTAGAAGCAAACCCTGCTGTAACTGATCGTACAAAGCTAGGGCTATTGAAGAATGCTGGCGTCAATCGTTTAAGTATTGGTGTTCAGGCTTTTCAAGATGAACTGTTGAAGAAGTTAAATCGAACACACCGTAGTGCCGATGTGATCAAGATGATCGAAGCGGCACACCAATATGGTTTCGAAGATATTTCGATTGACTTGATGTTCGGCTTACCTGGTCAGACGTTGGACATGTTTAAAGAATCCGTTCAACAAGCGATTCAGTTGGATGTCCCTCATATTTCAGCTTATTCCCTTCAAGTTGAGAAGCAGACCGTGTTTTTTAACCGCCAACGGAAAGGAACACTTACGCTTCCAAGTGAGGATATTGAAGCAGATATGTTCCAACATTTGATTGACCAGATGAAAGCTCACGGTTATCGACAGTATGAAGTAAGTAACTTTGCCCGTGAAGTCTATGAAAGTAGACATAATCTGGTTTATTGGGATAATGACGAATATTACGGAATCGGGGCAGGAGCACATGGTTACTTATCTAATACCCGCTATGAAAATGTTAAACCGCTCCCTCATTATATCCGTAAAATAAAAAATGGCGAACTTCCACAAAGGGAACGAACTCAGATGAGATTGAATGAACGAATGGAAGAAGAACTATTCCTCGGACTACGGAAAATGGAAGGCGTTAGTAAGACGAAGTTTCATCAAAAATTCGGATGCCGACTTGATGAACTTTTTTCAGAACAAATCGATATGCTTGAGAAGCGAAACTTGATTATCAATACTTCAGAGACAGTAAGGTTGTCCGAACAGGGAATCTTTCTTGGTAATGAGGTTTTTCAAGAATTCATCGGGGTAATCTAA
- the lepA gene encoding translation elongation factor 4: MDKRDKLDRQSRIRNFSIIAHIDHGKSTLADRILEKTSALTHREMKEQMLDAMDLERERGITIKLNAVQLTYKAKDGQEYIFHLIDTPGHVDFTYEVSRSLAACEGALLIVDAAQGIEAQTLANVYLALENDLEILPVINKIDLPSAEPERVRKEVEDVIGLDASDAVLASAKSGIGIEEILEQIVEKVPPPSGDPEAPLKALIFDSLYDPYRGVVAYIRVTEGTVKVGEKIKMMATGKEFEVNELGVFTPKPVMKDELTVGDVGFLTASIKNVGDTRVGDTITSAKGGAVEPLPGYRRMNPMVYCGLYPVDSANYNDLREALERLELNDSSLQYEPETSQALGFGFRCGFLGLLHMEIIQERIEREFGIDLITTAPSVIYHVYLTNGEKLIVDNPSNMPDQQLIDYVEEPYVKASIMTPNDYVGAVMEICQRKRGNFITMEYLDDIRVNIIYEIPLSEIVYDFFDQLKSSTKGYASLDYELIGYRQSKLVKMDILLNSEKIDALSVIVHRDFAHDRGKAVVEKLKELIPRHQFEIPVQAAIGTKFVARTNIRALRKNVLAKCYGGDISRKRKLLEKQKEGKKRMKTVGNVEVPQEAFMSVLRMDSDD, translated from the coding sequence ATGGATAAAAGAGATAAATTAGATCGCCAATCGAGAATCCGAAATTTTTCAATCATCGCCCATATTGACCATGGTAAATCAACATTGGCCGACCGGATTCTTGAGAAAACAAGCGCGTTAACCCACCGAGAGATGAAGGAACAAATGCTAGATGCAATGGATTTAGAACGTGAACGCGGAATTACAATTAAATTGAATGCTGTTCAATTGACCTATAAAGCGAAGGATGGACAGGAATATATTTTTCACTTGATCGATACACCAGGACACGTCGATTTCACGTACGAGGTTTCCAGAAGTCTTGCTGCATGTGAGGGAGCGCTGTTGATCGTTGATGCGGCGCAAGGGATTGAAGCACAGACTTTAGCGAACGTTTATCTTGCTCTCGAAAACGACTTGGAAATACTTCCTGTCATTAATAAAATCGACCTACCGAGTGCTGAACCGGAACGAGTCCGTAAAGAGGTAGAGGATGTGATCGGGCTTGATGCATCTGATGCTGTGCTCGCTTCCGCAAAAAGTGGTATCGGTATCGAAGAAATACTCGAACAAATCGTTGAAAAGGTTCCACCGCCTTCAGGGGATCCAGAAGCTCCTTTAAAGGCATTGATCTTTGATTCGCTTTACGATCCATATCGTGGGGTGGTCGCCTATATTCGTGTTACAGAAGGCACGGTGAAAGTCGGAGAAAAAATCAAGATGATGGCGACTGGTAAAGAATTTGAGGTGAATGAATTAGGAGTCTTTACACCAAAACCGGTCATGAAGGATGAATTGACTGTCGGTGATGTTGGATTCCTGACCGCTTCAATTAAAAACGTTGGGGATACACGGGTTGGGGATACAATCACATCGGCAAAAGGCGGCGCTGTTGAACCGCTTCCAGGCTATCGTCGGATGAATCCAATGGTGTATTGCGGACTCTATCCGGTGGATTCAGCTAACTATAATGATTTACGTGAGGCTTTAGAGCGATTAGAGTTAAATGACTCATCACTACAATATGAACCAGAAACTTCACAGGCGTTAGGTTTCGGCTTCCGTTGCGGGTTCCTCGGTCTTCTTCATATGGAGATCATTCAGGAGCGTATCGAACGAGAATTCGGTATTGATTTAATCACCACAGCTCCGAGTGTGATTTATCATGTGTACCTGACGAACGGTGAGAAGCTAATTGTCGACAACCCTTCGAATATGCCTGATCAACAATTGATTGATTATGTTGAAGAGCCTTATGTGAAAGCTTCCATTATGACTCCAAATGATTACGTTGGAGCCGTTATGGAAATTTGCCAGAGAAAACGTGGTAATTTTATAACGATGGAATATTTAGATGATATCCGTGTGAATATCATTTATGAAATCCCGCTTTCTGAAATCGTCTATGATTTCTTCGATCAATTGAAGTCGAGTACGAAGGGGTATGCATCCCTTGATTATGAATTGATCGGATATAGACAATCGAAACTTGTTAAAATGGACATCCTTCTTAATTCAGAAAAAATTGATGCGCTTTCTGTCATAGTCCACCGCGATTTTGCACACGACAGAGGGAAAGCAGTCGTAGAAAAGCTGAAAGAATTGATTCCGCGACATCAATTCGAAATCCCTGTTCAAGCAGCGATTGGGACAAAATTTGTGGCCCGAACCAATATTAGAGCATTGCGTAAGAACGTCCTTGCGAAATGTTATGGTGGAGATATTTCTCGTAAACGTAAGCTTTTGGAGAAACAGAAGGAAGGGAAAAAACGCATGAAGACAGTCGGTAATGTTGAAGTTCCTCAAGAAGCCTTCATGTCTGTCTTGCGAATGGATTCCGACGACTAA
- a CDS encoding DUF3679 domain-containing protein — protein MIRFFMKSLVLVSVLLFGILLGMQQVSEQMDKMKGTESNGALEWTIEENGKVEAEVLGQEITSHDIKEKQEKLEDIEAYNVFSDLGAKVSGFISELLTVTLTIITTIINKLFYLMFG, from the coding sequence ATGATTCGATTTTTCATGAAAAGTCTCGTTCTGGTTTCTGTGCTTTTGTTTGGCATTTTACTTGGAATGCAGCAAGTATCAGAACAGATGGATAAGATGAAGGGAACCGAATCGAATGGTGCACTCGAGTGGACGATAGAGGAGAACGGAAAGGTCGAAGCTGAAGTCCTTGGTCAAGAAATAACAAGTCATGATATTAAAGAGAAACAGGAAAAGCTTGAAGATATTGAGGCATATAATGTGTTTTCAGATCTTGGAGCGAAGGTTTCCGGTTTCATCAGTGAGTTGTTGACGGTAACATTGACAATCATTACTACGATCATTAATAAACTCTTTTACTTGATGTTCGGATAA
- the gpr gene encoding GPR endopeptidase — translation MDKDLEMYNIRTDLAIEAREMISKEQEEKSKQTIDGVIVKERDVDGIKITRVDIEEAGAKVTGKKTGTYLTMEMQGIRQKDSALQERVQEVFAREFHNFLEELKIPKDASCLVVGLGNWNVTPDALGPSTIESLLVTKHLFELAPENVQDGFRPVSALSPGVMGVTGIETSEIIDGVIEKTKPDFVIAIDSLASRAIERVNATIQVSDTGIHPGSGVGNKRKELSKETLGIPVISIGVPTVVDAVTITSDTIDYILKHFGREMREGDNPSKSLTPAGMTFGERKELTDEDLPSEENRQAYLGMIGTLEENQKRQLIKEVLAPLGHNLIVTPKEVDVFIEDMANVIAGGLNTALHGEVDQKNSHSYTH, via the coding sequence ATGGATAAAGATCTAGAAATGTATAACATACGAACGGACCTTGCGATTGAAGCCCGTGAGATGATCTCAAAAGAACAGGAAGAAAAGTCAAAGCAAACAATTGATGGAGTGATTGTTAAAGAACGTGATGTAGATGGAATCAAAATAACCCGAGTCGATATCGAAGAAGCAGGTGCCAAGGTGACTGGAAAAAAGACCGGGACCTATTTGACGATGGAAATGCAGGGAATTCGACAAAAGGATTCTGCATTACAGGAGCGTGTTCAAGAAGTCTTCGCGAGAGAATTTCATAACTTCTTAGAAGAGTTGAAAATTCCGAAGGACGCAAGTTGTCTCGTCGTAGGACTTGGTAACTGGAATGTTACTCCAGATGCTCTTGGTCCAAGTACAATTGAAAGTTTATTAGTTACAAAACATCTTTTTGAGCTAGCACCTGAAAACGTACAAGATGGATTCCGTCCCGTCAGCGCACTCTCCCCAGGGGTAATGGGGGTCACTGGTATTGAGACGAGTGAAATTATCGATGGAGTAATCGAAAAGACGAAGCCTGACTTTGTAATTGCGATTGATTCGCTTGCTTCCCGCGCGATTGAACGTGTGAATGCAACCATCCAGGTTTCGGATACAGGAATCCATCCTGGTTCAGGGGTCGGGAACAAACGAAAAGAACTTAGCAAAGAAACACTTGGAATTCCTGTTATTTCAATTGGTGTACCAACCGTTGTCGATGCGGTCACGATTACAAGTGATACGATCGATTACATCCTCAAGCATTTTGGTCGTGAAATGCGTGAAGGGGACAACCCATCCAAATCATTGACTCCTGCAGGGATGACCTTTGGAGAACGGAAAGAATTGACCGATGAAGATCTACCGAGTGAAGAAAATCGTCAGGCTTATCTCGGAATGATTGGTACCCTTGAGGAGAACCAAAAGCGTCAGCTCATAAAAGAAGTTCTTGCACCATTAGGACATAATTTAATTGTTACCCCGAAAGAAGTCGATGTTTTTATTGAAGATATGGCAAATGTCATTGCAGGAGGACTTAACACCGCTTTGCACGGAGAAGTCGACCAAAAGAACAGTCATTCTTATACACATTGA
- the rpsT gene encoding 30S ribosomal protein S20: MANIKSAIKRVKTSNKHRAHNASIKSSMRTAIKTFETKVANNDAEGAKEAFLVATKKLDKAAGKGILHKNAAARQKSRLAKQLNSVSA; this comes from the coding sequence ATGGCAAACATTAAATCTGCTATTAAACGTGTAAAGACAAGCAATAAGCATCGTGCTCACAATGCTTCTATCAAATCTTCTATGCGCACAGCCATTAAGACTTTTGAAACAAAGGTGGCGAACAACGACGCTGAAGGTGCTAAGGAAGCATTCTTGGTTGCAACCAAAAAGCTTGATAAAGCAGCAGGAAAAGGTATCCTTCACAAAAATGCTGCAGCACGACAAAAATCTCGCCTTGCTAAGCAATTAAACAGTGTAAGTGCATAA
- the holA gene encoding DNA polymerase III subunit delta: MSIKELAQNLKHKSFSSLYLLYGKEKYILDYTRQMIVQATLDEDSADFNKSTYDMEETPIETALEDAETLPFMGEYRVVIIQNPYFLTGSKAKVKVEHDLARLEAYLNNPSSQSIVIVDAPYEKLDERKKIVKLLKKQAELVHTDKMNEKALKDWIQHTAQQENVTITDEAAERLIQLQGDDLGLLINEVKKMALYVGDAGQIEPSTVDELISRSLENNVFTLVEHVVNRRIDQAFRIVYDLLKQNEEPIKLMALLARQFRIILQVKQLREQGFTEKKMASTLSLHPYAVKIASRQGNSFSDNELKTILIQAADADFKMKTGQMDKTLTLELFITELGKQNEHA, encoded by the coding sequence TTGTCCATTAAAGAATTAGCGCAAAACTTGAAGCACAAGTCGTTTTCTTCCCTGTATTTATTATACGGTAAAGAGAAGTACATATTAGATTATACACGCCAAATGATTGTTCAGGCTACCCTGGATGAGGATTCTGCCGATTTTAATAAATCTACGTATGATATGGAGGAAACTCCGATCGAAACTGCACTTGAAGATGCAGAGACTTTACCCTTCATGGGTGAGTATCGTGTCGTAATCATTCAAAATCCATACTTTTTAACAGGATCTAAGGCGAAGGTGAAAGTCGAACATGACCTTGCACGCTTAGAAGCGTATTTAAACAATCCGTCGTCACAATCCATCGTGATCGTTGATGCCCCGTATGAAAAACTTGACGAAAGGAAAAAAATCGTTAAGCTTCTCAAAAAACAGGCTGAACTTGTTCATACGGATAAAATGAATGAAAAAGCGTTAAAGGATTGGATCCAGCATACTGCTCAACAGGAAAATGTTACAATAACCGATGAAGCAGCGGAACGGTTAATCCAATTGCAGGGAGACGACCTCGGGCTTTTAATTAATGAAGTGAAAAAAATGGCTTTATATGTGGGTGATGCTGGTCAAATTGAACCGTCAACAGTTGATGAACTTATTTCTAGATCGCTTGAAAACAATGTTTTTACATTGGTAGAGCATGTCGTTAACCGAAGAATCGATCAGGCGTTTCGAATTGTCTATGACTTACTGAAACAAAACGAAGAACCAATCAAGCTTATGGCACTTTTAGCAAGACAGTTTCGCATCATCCTACAGGTCAAACAGTTACGGGAACAGGGATTTACGGAGAAAAAAATGGCATCCACTCTGTCGCTGCACCCTTATGCCGTTAAAATTGCATCTAGACAGGGGAATTCGTTTTCCGATAACGAACTGAAAACCATATTGATCCAAGCGGCGGATGCTGACTTTAAAATGAAGACGGGTCAAATGGATAAAACGTTAACACTTGAACTATTCATCACAGAGCTCGGTAAACAGAATGAACACGCATGA
- a CDS encoding YqzM family protein yields the protein MNDFEKDVQTKTNDVVDSGLGFIYSFLFFTVIFFIGVIIKAVAL from the coding sequence ATGAATGATTTTGAAAAAGATGTACAAACAAAAACCAACGACGTCGTTGATTCCGGCCTTGGTTTTATTTACTCATTTTTATTCTTTACCGTCATTTTCTTTATCGGTGTAATTATCAAGGCGGTTGCGCTTTAA